The Bacteroidales bacterium DNA segment CATTGCCGAAGCATTGTTTAATGCCGCCCGGGGCAATTTTGACGAAGGATTTTCCTTTGCCGGTTCCAAAGCATGGAAGGCAACAGAAATTCTTACGGTACATGAAACCATCAACCGGCTGAGGTCAGAATACTCGCTTGCGGAATTAAGCAAAGAAGCTGTTTTTGCTGTCTGAAAGAATACCCGTTCAGATACGAACTTTCTTGTTTTTATAACCTGAAGCGCTTTGCACTGTTGTTTAAACTGTTGAACGGTTAATCTTTAAGCTTCAGTTATTCAAAAAATCAGGGAAATTTTCATGAATCAGTGAATTGAATATCCATTGATTCTGAATTTCCTTTATTTTTGAAATCTCATTGCGATATTTCACAACAAAAACAATATACTATGAGGTTTTCAGGAATAACTGCATTTACAGTTCTTGCTATGGTATTTGCTTCATCATGCCAGAAAACAGAGGAAAATGGGAAGCTTATAAACTTTGTTGATCCATTTATCGGAACCGGGGGCCATGGGCACACATTTCCCGGGGCAGCTCTTCCTTTTGGCATGGTTCAGCTTAGTCCCGATAACAATCATGAAGGCTGGGACTGGTGTTCCGGATACCATTATTCCTGGGACACAATTGCCGGCTTCAGCCATACCCATATCAGTGGTACCGGTGTTCCGGATCTTATGGACATCAGGATTCTGCCAGTAGATATACCGCAAGCGGAAAAAGGAACATTCACGGCACTGCCGGCCAACAGGCAATATGCCTTGTTTACCCATGCCGATGAGAAAGCGGTGCCCGGATACTATTCGGTGATGCTGAAAAACGGAATCCATGCTGAACTGACGGCAACAAAACGAACCGGAATGCACCGCTATACATTTACACAGGGTATGGTTCCGGCCGTTATTCTTGACCTGGGGTCACTGGTCAGCTGGGACAGGGTAAAAGGCTCGGCAGTCAAAAAGGAAGGAAGCGATGTCCTTTCGGGGTACAGATTTTCTGCCGGCTGGGCAAACAATCAGAAAGTGTTTTTCCGGATGCAGTCTTCCCTTCCTTTGGCGGATATATGGCTTGTCGGGCCGGATGGAACTCTCAGCCCTTTTTCCGGCGAAGCCATTTCCGATTCAAACCAGCCGGCACTTAAGATCCTGGTCACTTTCCGTCCTGAAGGGAACAAGCCATTGCTGATAAAGACCGGAATCTCATCAGTCAGTACTGAAGGGGCGGGGAACAACCTTGTTACAGAAAATCCCGGCTGGGACTTTGACGGAATTCGCAGGGCAGCAGAAATTGCCTGGGAAGAAGCCCTGGGGAGCATCCGTATAACTTCATCCGACACATCGGTTTTGCGTACATTTTACACAGCCCTGTATCATGCATTTATTCAGCCTAACGTTTACAGCGATGTTACAGGTGAATACCGTACGGCAAGCGATGAAATAAAGAAAGACGACAAAAACGAGATGTACTATACCTTCTCGTTATGGGATACATTCCGGGGCTGGCATCCTCTGATGACCATTATTGCGCCCGATAAGGTGCGGGCTTTTGTAAAAGCTATGATGGCCCATTACCATGACTTCGGCGTGCTTCCAAAATGGTCGTTATGGGGAAATGAGACATGGTGCATGATTGCTTATCATTCGGTACCGGTGCTTGTGGATGCATGGAAGAAAGGGCTGATTGATACTTCCCTGCAGGAAGAGGTTTATAAAGCCATACGTCAGGTTGCCATGGGAGAAGGACCCAGAAGGAATCTGGAAGGACTGGATCTTTACATACAGCACGGTTACCTTCCCGCTGACGGAAATCCAGACCGGCAAAGCAAGGAAGATTTCGATGAGTCAGTTTCGAAAACACTTGAGTGGGCCTATGACGATTGGTGTATAGCACAAATGGCCAAAGGGCTGGGGAAGGAAGAAGACTATGCCATTTTTACGAAACGTGCTGAAGCATACAAACTTCTGGCTGATCCGACTACCCGGCTCATGCGGCCCCGCAATGCAGACGGAAGCTGGGCAGTGCCTTTCCGTCCAGAAGTGGCTCAGCATGGCAACGGCTACACCGAAGGGAATGCCTGGCAATATTCATGGTTTGTTCCGCACGATATTACCGGACTGATGGAATTTATGGGAGGGAAGGAACGTTTTTCCGAGCGGCTCGATACCCTGTTTGATGTGCTGAAAGCGGAAGATATTCATTTTCCTGATGTTACAGGCCTGATCGGCCAGTATGCCCATGGTAATGAACCCAGCCATCATGTGGCTTATTTGTACAACTATGCCGGAAAACCATGGAAAACGCAGGAAAGGGTTCGTCATATCCTGAAAACCATGTATACTGACAGGCCGGATGGTTTATCAGGGAACGAGGATTGCGGACAAATGTCGGCCTGGTATATACTGAGCGCCATTGGTTTTTATCCTGTCAATCCGTGCGGAGGGGTATACATGCTGGGTTCTCCCCTGGTTGAAAGAGCCGAAATTCCCTTGCCCGGAGGGAAAAAGTTTACGATCAGTGTAATGAATCAGTCCCCTGAAAATATCTACATCCAGTCGGTTGCTCTGAACGGAAAACCCTACAACAAATGCTTTATTGAGCATGCAACGATAATGCAGGGAGGAAAGATGGAGATCGTACTGGGAAAGAGTCCCAACCCAGGCTGGGGACAGGAATAGGGATCAGGCTGCTCTCAGCCGCTTCAAGTTGGCCTTATTGAGCTTGGCACGCGCGTAATCGAGCGTAACAGTGAGTTCCTTCTGGTCTCTGGAGGGATAGTCGAACATGAAATCGAT contains these protein-coding regions:
- a CDS encoding glycoside hydrolase family 92 protein — protein: MRFSGITAFTVLAMVFASSCQKTEENGKLINFVDPFIGTGGHGHTFPGAALPFGMVQLSPDNNHEGWDWCSGYHYSWDTIAGFSHTHISGTGVPDLMDIRILPVDIPQAEKGTFTALPANRQYALFTHADEKAVPGYYSVMLKNGIHAELTATKRTGMHRYTFTQGMVPAVILDLGSLVSWDRVKGSAVKKEGSDVLSGYRFSAGWANNQKVFFRMQSSLPLADIWLVGPDGTLSPFSGEAISDSNQPALKILVTFRPEGNKPLLIKTGISSVSTEGAGNNLVTENPGWDFDGIRRAAEIAWEEALGSIRITSSDTSVLRTFYTALYHAFIQPNVYSDVTGEYRTASDEIKKDDKNEMYYTFSLWDTFRGWHPLMTIIAPDKVRAFVKAMMAHYHDFGVLPKWSLWGNETWCMIAYHSVPVLVDAWKKGLIDTSLQEEVYKAIRQVAMGEGPRRNLEGLDLYIQHGYLPADGNPDRQSKEDFDESVSKTLEWAYDDWCIAQMAKGLGKEEDYAIFTKRAEAYKLLADPTTRLMRPRNADGSWAVPFRPEVAQHGNGYTEGNAWQYSWFVPHDITGLMEFMGGKERFSERLDTLFDVLKAEDIHFPDVTGLIGQYAHGNEPSHHVAYLYNYAGKPWKTQERVRHILKTMYTDRPDGLSGNEDCGQMSAWYILSAIGFYPVNPCGGVYMLGSPLVERAEIPLPGGKKFTISVMNQSPENIYIQSVALNGKPYNKCFIEHATIMQGGKMEIVLGKSPNPGWGQE